Proteins from a genomic interval of Candidatus Eremiobacterota bacterium:
- a CDS encoding ankyrin repeat domain-containing protein: MRQSKNSMTAAILAALLFLALSLPPGAHAAKQGTRWAIVVGINKYMKEVTPLRCAENDALQVKNALMKYGGFSEDNIFLLTSDQKGNRMPDKGTIVRWLSYIKQNAKPDDLFVFFFSGHGMDMEKESFLLTMESDPYSRETLEESSLKVSNLRKYLEEMPAAKKLLFIDACRNDPRSGKGEKDNLLTDDFAKRLKIRAPLQAKPAQAGIEGGPSFNSTFFSCSREQRSYEWSEKSMGFFTYYLVDGMKGSAADEKGNVTLHSLDSYLGQKVASAVKRERGSEQRPFNQSEGSGGYLSFVLSRPGKVNDSEPHGVQPVETPVSQNPVQPAGQGTVNTTYGNPSINAILINMYDRQDMTKYSEIMASFQNNPNAVNKQELLNYFSELTKNSNTMAIVNSYIQNGWNVNEQDTTGGTLLHHVAMRGDMETAKLLIKNGANINAKGSSEITPLYMAVSNGQKIMALFLIEQGADCMAKTKPVPNTDDLGGHTPLHVASAICDGEVVKAMLDKGADVNVRNSIGSTPLHNAAEKGNIDAAKILLQYHADINAKVQSLTPLQLARAKNQQKFAEFLQSQGARE; this comes from the coding sequence ATGAGACAGTCAAAGAATTCAATGACTGCAGCGATCCTGGCGGCGCTGTTGTTCCTTGCACTCTCCCTCCCGCCCGGGGCCCATGCCGCGAAGCAGGGGACCAGGTGGGCCATCGTCGTCGGGATAAACAAGTATATGAAAGAGGTAACACCCCTTCGCTGCGCGGAAAATGACGCCCTCCAGGTCAAAAACGCCCTGATGAAGTACGGGGGGTTCAGCGAGGATAACATTTTCCTCCTCACAAGCGACCAGAAGGGAAACAGGATGCCCGACAAGGGCACCATAGTAAGGTGGCTTTCATACATAAAGCAGAACGCGAAGCCCGACGATCTCTTCGTGTTCTTCTTTTCAGGCCACGGGATGGACATGGAGAAGGAGAGCTTTCTCCTCACCATGGAAAGCGATCCTTACAGCCGGGAGACCCTGGAGGAAAGCTCCCTCAAGGTCTCAAACCTCAGGAAATACCTGGAAGAGATGCCGGCGGCAAAAAAACTCCTTTTTATAGATGCCTGCCGGAATGATCCCCGTTCAGGAAAGGGCGAAAAAGATAACCTCCTCACTGACGATTTTGCCAAGAGGCTGAAAATCAGGGCTCCCCTGCAGGCAAAGCCGGCGCAGGCCGGCATCGAAGGTGGTCCTTCGTTTAATTCCACCTTCTTCTCCTGCAGCAGGGAGCAGCGCTCTTATGAATGGAGCGAGAAATCGATGGGGTTCTTTACCTACTACCTGGTGGACGGCATGAAAGGCAGCGCCGCCGACGAGAAAGGGAATGTGACCCTTCACTCCCTTGATTCCTACCTGGGACAGAAAGTGGCATCGGCGGTGAAAAGGGAGCGGGGCTCGGAACAGAGGCCCTTCAACCAGTCAGAGGGCTCCGGCGGCTACCTCTCTTTTGTCCTCTCCAGGCCGGGAAAAGTGAATGATTCAGAACCGCATGGGGTGCAGCCCGTGGAAACGCCGGTGTCGCAGAATCCCGTCCAGCCTGCGGGGCAGGGAACGGTGAACACCACCTATGGGAATCCCTCGATAAACGCAATTCTGATTAATATGTATGATAGACAGGATATGACTAAATATTCTGAAATCATGGCTTCTTTCCAGAACAACCCCAATGCAGTGAACAAACAGGAACTCCTCAACTACTTTAGCGAGCTTACAAAGAATTCCAATACCATGGCCATAGTGAATTCATATATACAGAACGGCTGGAACGTGAATGAGCAGGACACCACGGGTGGCACTCTGCTTCATCATGTGGCAATGAGGGGTGATATGGAGACGGCGAAACTGCTTATCAAGAACGGCGCCAACATTAACGCAAAAGGATCCAGTGAAATTACTCCCCTTTATATGGCTGTTTCTAATGGCCAGAAGATTATGGCTCTCTTCCTCATAGAGCAGGGAGCAGACTGTATGGCAAAAACGAAGCCTGTTCCCAATACCGACGATCTCGGAGGGCATACCCCCCTGCACGTGGCAAGCGCTATCTGTGACGGTGAGGTAGTGAAAGCGATGCTCGACAAGGGCGCTGACGTGAACGTGAGAAACAGCATAGGTTCCACCCCGCTTCACAATGCCGCTGAAAAGGGAAATATCGATGCTGCAAAGATACTTCTCCAGTATCATGCCGATATCAATGCAAAAGTCCAGAGCCTGACACCTCTTCAGCTCGCCCGTGCGAAAAACCAGCAGAAGTTTGCCGAGTTTCTGCAGTCGCAGGGAGCCAGGGAATAA
- a CDS encoding ankyrin repeat domain-containing protein, with protein MMTLRHIIAFLSVIAATSLLCPGSGSCASRECGHDTASVIPDARPVKPLITPGVKVPPPVPSPLPSCAPSRQGDLDDRFVWAVFFKDLEKMKSLLEEGANINGSDRTGMPALVNLWNGRLSDYGQVLDFLTSHGADINVRDSSGQTIIHRMACEMNFNRPLYDYLAAHGANLDIADNDGYTPLLWAVAFSNERMVRLLLAGNADMTAKNKYGLTVLESARLADNKNILRLLGGKMERKAMGVPPCMLLDLNPQINTHLLTLYQGFDVKKLQKSMAAFQANPGPATTEKLLACYAPLKKNNLARKVRMSIQKGWSVDEEDSSGGTLLYHAALVGDLATAKLLIESGADINARGACGMTPLYAAVTNNQKEMVLFLLKKGGSSMTKTEAIPSTGDLGGNTPLHMASMFCDREVVKAMLDRGAKVNVKNVTGATPLHFAARSGNMEAAALLIKRGADINASAQGLTPLQIARACNREKCARFLKARGAKAP; from the coding sequence ATGATGACCTTGAGGCATATTATTGCTTTTCTCTCTGTAATTGCGGCAACCAGTTTACTCTGCCCCGGCAGCGGAAGCTGTGCCTCGCGGGAGTGCGGCCATGATACGGCGTCAGTCATTCCTGACGCAAGGCCGGTGAAGCCTCTTATCACCCCGGGCGTCAAGGTCCCTCCCCCTGTTCCGTCGCCCCTCCCTTCCTGTGCCCCTTCAAGGCAGGGCGATCTCGATGACCGCTTCGTATGGGCCGTCTTTTTCAAGGACCTTGAAAAAATGAAGTCCCTTCTTGAGGAAGGCGCCAATATCAACGGGAGTGACAGGACGGGGATGCCGGCCCTGGTGAACCTCTGGAACGGCAGACTCTCCGATTACGGGCAGGTGCTTGATTTCCTCACATCTCATGGCGCCGATATCAACGTAAGGGACAGCTCAGGCCAGACCATCATTCACCGCATGGCCTGCGAAATGAATTTCAACAGGCCTCTCTATGACTACCTTGCGGCCCACGGCGCCAACCTTGATATCGCCGACAATGACGGCTACACGCCCCTTCTCTGGGCAGTGGCTTTCAGCAACGAGAGGATGGTTCGCCTTTTGCTGGCGGGAAACGCCGACATGACGGCAAAAAACAAATACGGGCTCACGGTCCTGGAGAGCGCCAGGCTTGCCGATAACAAGAACATCCTGCGCCTCCTTGGCGGGAAGATGGAAAGGAAAGCGATGGGAGTCCCTCCTTGCATGCTCCTGGACCTTAACCCGCAGATTAACACGCACCTGCTCACCCTTTACCAGGGTTTTGACGTGAAGAAACTCCAGAAATCGATGGCGGCCTTCCAGGCCAATCCAGGCCCCGCCACCACGGAGAAGCTGCTCGCGTGCTATGCTCCATTGAAAAAAAACAACCTGGCTCGAAAAGTGAGAATGAGCATCCAGAAGGGCTGGAGTGTCGATGAAGAGGACTCTTCAGGCGGTACCCTTCTCTACCATGCAGCCCTGGTGGGCGACCTCGCCACGGCAAAGCTTCTCATTGAGAGCGGTGCCGATATCAATGCCAGAGGGGCCTGCGGCATGACTCCCCTTTATGCCGCCGTCACCAATAATCAGAAGGAGATGGTCCTTTTCCTGCTGAAAAAAGGCGGCAGCTCAATGACGAAAACAGAAGCAATCCCTTCAACGGGCGATCTCGGCGGAAACACGCCCCTCCATATGGCTTCAATGTTCTGTGACAGAGAAGTTGTGAAGGCCATGCTTGACAGGGGCGCCAAGGTAAATGTAAAAAACGTCACAGGCGCCACTCCTCTTCATTTCGCAGCCCGATCCGGCAACATGGAAGCAGCAGCCCTGCTTATCAAAAGAGGCGCCGATATCAATGCCAGTGCCCAGGGCCTCACGCCCCTCCAGATTGCGAGAGCCTGCAACAGGGAAAAGTGCGCCCGCTTCCTTAAGGCCCGCGGGGCAAAAGCGCCATAG
- a CDS encoding UvrD-helicase domain-containing protein — MDRIKWSPEKELVFLFKKNLCVSAGAGSGKTAAIVELNSRFLSGDTSIEDRPPLTIDEILAITFTDKAAGEMKERIRKMIDERLRSEREPLKRRRWIDARRALLSAHISTFHSFCHRMLREHPLEAGIDPRFEVAREKQAAALLEECATRLVLQKIQARDATATQLVMDYGMTALVRMLMETLATIRSSGESTAILEDHFHTHEEKALRDLEDARGRLVAALAAIFDAVRTGQVKKETKFADAAARLSPSFPSLEQAILSLSASSPSGNLKILDELHGFLKGSVPAAVKGLCAEGKAIADPKAGEIMLIWRFFQSLPMQHAFASLLSELEIEYRQEKKSMALLDFDDLLRLACDMLRNNKTLRRKYKKAYRVILVDEFQDTNELQREIVYLLAEKEGDEHSPAPGDRPEKIALEPRKLFVVGDAKQSIYLFRGADVEVFSRVIDDVKSKGGEVVSFSENFRTLDAILEVINPLFGSLMQGGTGSAFIRFQDMDHLRPRRQYLLKESRVELILTADEGSASARRALEADAIARRICLLGDPSLGVTVIDEDEEGNPLQRPAQPGDVALLFRTLTHVRSYEQALRAYNIPYYLVKGRGFFRCQEVLDILNVLRYLSGIHRDVSLAGVLRSPLSGTSDETLIRLAMAAQGLSFAEAFRSRRYPPLPHEEHMKLTRTAEILSKLEDLRDTLPVGELIGEIISSFDLEAVLLSTFQGAQKVANIRKLVNIGRSYEKGTVSTLEAFVFQMEKEVREESLEAEAQLLGELEGTVKIMTIHQAKGLEFPVVIVPDLGRTEPGRTRPLAYAPGRGIACRYIDSESGDAYDNYLYKLIKDEYGEKEQAESLRLLYVALTRARDYLVLTGAPIGKKKEGTWREKIHGFLGREVIDSFTASGETEKEVILSREGASFPRRYNGTVKLLKEQALSLSRPRRELAPVDAEPSLAHPGSTGKVEENPDEALPLFSRELDKGTGDLVLARCLDCKKPLPSTLFLTPTHLLTFHACERKYLYDSLMRHGEGAGMPLDSQSPEEIREAQGWAMHRILQELDFLSDRETQRGELEHQLLKIGQGKPDLFKRTKHIMQAVLRFLDAPETARLGFFDAKARLYREHPFFLRVEAGVEVFLHGTIDLIIDGGKGPVHLVDYKYSHADKDKPSDYRIQLLSYAMAVKNTLPHRDLDAFLIFMSDDSVEFRQVDVADAALGRFRESLALACGKMRDRAGEEEWPMAERKICTGLSCPYRARCWY, encoded by the coding sequence ATGGACAGGATAAAGTGGTCTCCTGAAAAGGAGCTGGTCTTTCTCTTTAAAAAAAACCTCTGCGTGAGCGCAGGCGCCGGTTCCGGCAAAACTGCCGCCATCGTGGAGCTTAACTCGCGGTTCCTCTCGGGGGATACGAGCATAGAGGACAGGCCCCCTCTCACCATCGACGAGATCCTGGCCATCACCTTCACAGACAAGGCTGCGGGAGAGATGAAGGAGCGCATCAGGAAGATGATTGATGAGCGCCTCAGGTCTGAAAGGGAACCCCTGAAGCGCCGGCGCTGGATCGATGCCCGGCGGGCCCTCCTCTCTGCCCATATCAGCACCTTTCACTCCTTCTGCCACAGGATGCTCCGTGAGCATCCCCTCGAGGCCGGCATCGACCCCCGCTTTGAGGTGGCCCGGGAAAAACAGGCTGCCGCCCTCCTCGAGGAGTGCGCCACAAGGCTGGTGCTTCAGAAGATACAGGCCCGCGACGCCACGGCGACGCAGCTGGTTATGGATTACGGCATGACGGCCCTTGTCAGGATGCTCATGGAGACCCTCGCCACTATCCGATCTTCAGGCGAGAGCACTGCCATCCTTGAGGATCATTTCCACACCCATGAGGAAAAAGCACTGAGGGACCTCGAGGATGCCAGGGGCCGCCTGGTGGCAGCACTCGCTGCCATATTTGACGCAGTAAGGACAGGCCAGGTCAAAAAAGAGACAAAGTTTGCCGATGCCGCCGCAAGGCTCTCTCCCTCCTTTCCCTCCCTGGAGCAGGCCATACTTTCTCTTTCAGCGTCATCTCCATCAGGAAACCTCAAGATCCTTGATGAGCTCCACGGGTTTCTGAAGGGCAGCGTTCCGGCAGCGGTAAAAGGCCTCTGCGCTGAAGGGAAGGCCATCGCTGACCCGAAGGCGGGCGAGATCATGCTCATATGGAGGTTTTTCCAGTCCCTGCCCATGCAGCATGCCTTTGCCTCACTCCTCTCAGAGCTTGAAATCGAGTACCGCCAGGAAAAAAAATCCATGGCCCTGCTGGACTTTGACGACCTTCTGCGCCTGGCCTGCGATATGCTCAGGAACAATAAGACTCTCAGGAGAAAATACAAGAAAGCCTACCGGGTGATCCTTGTCGATGAATTCCAGGACACCAATGAGCTTCAGAGGGAGATCGTCTACCTGCTTGCCGAGAAGGAGGGAGATGAGCACAGCCCCGCTCCCGGTGACCGCCCCGAGAAGATTGCCCTTGAGCCGCGGAAGCTTTTCGTCGTGGGAGACGCCAAGCAGTCAATATATCTCTTCAGGGGCGCCGACGTGGAAGTCTTCTCCCGCGTCATAGACGATGTGAAGAGCAAGGGGGGAGAAGTGGTCTCCTTCTCGGAGAATTTCAGGACTCTCGATGCCATCCTGGAAGTCATCAACCCTCTCTTCGGGAGCCTCATGCAGGGAGGCACAGGCAGTGCCTTCATAAGGTTCCAGGACATGGACCATCTCAGGCCCAGGAGGCAGTATCTGCTGAAAGAGAGCCGCGTGGAGCTCATCCTCACCGCCGATGAAGGCTCCGCTTCAGCCCGGAGGGCCCTGGAGGCTGATGCCATAGCAAGGAGAATATGCCTCCTTGGCGATCCCTCACTGGGTGTCACCGTTATCGACGAGGATGAAGAGGGGAATCCTCTGCAGCGCCCTGCCCAGCCGGGAGACGTGGCACTCCTTTTCAGGACCCTGACCCATGTGCGATCCTATGAGCAGGCGCTCCGCGCGTACAATATCCCTTATTATCTTGTGAAAGGACGGGGATTCTTCCGCTGCCAGGAGGTTCTGGACATACTGAACGTGCTCAGGTACCTGAGCGGCATCCACCGTGACGTGAGCCTTGCAGGGGTGCTCCGCTCGCCTCTTTCGGGTACCAGTGACGAGACGCTTATAAGGCTCGCCATGGCAGCACAGGGCTTATCTTTCGCAGAGGCCTTCAGGTCTCGCAGGTATCCCCCCCTCCCGCACGAAGAGCACATGAAGCTCACAAGGACAGCGGAAATACTCTCAAAGCTGGAAGACCTCAGGGATACCCTTCCTGTCGGGGAGCTCATCGGCGAGATCATCTCATCCTTTGACCTCGAGGCGGTGCTCCTGTCAACCTTCCAGGGAGCGCAGAAGGTGGCCAATATCCGCAAGCTCGTGAACATCGGGAGAAGCTATGAAAAGGGCACAGTCTCCACCCTTGAGGCCTTTGTGTTCCAGATGGAGAAGGAGGTAAGGGAGGAGTCCCTTGAGGCGGAAGCGCAGCTTCTCGGGGAGCTCGAGGGAACCGTCAAGATTATGACCATCCACCAGGCCAAGGGCCTTGAGTTCCCCGTCGTGATAGTGCCCGACCTCGGAAGAACCGAGCCAGGCAGGACCAGGCCCCTCGCCTATGCCCCGGGGAGAGGCATCGCCTGCCGCTATATCGACTCAGAAAGCGGAGATGCCTATGACAATTATCTTTACAAGCTCATCAAGGATGAATACGGCGAAAAGGAACAGGCTGAGTCCCTCAGGCTCCTTTACGTTGCCCTTACCAGAGCCCGTGATTACCTTGTTCTGACGGGAGCTCCCATCGGGAAAAAGAAGGAAGGGACCTGGAGGGAGAAGATCCACGGATTTCTCGGCCGGGAGGTGATTGATTCCTTCACCGCCTCAGGCGAGACGGAAAAAGAAGTGATCCTCTCCAGGGAGGGAGCTTCATTCCCGAGACGTTACAATGGCACGGTGAAGCTCCTCAAAGAGCAGGCCCTGTCGTTATCGCGGCCGCGGCGGGAGCTTGCCCCCGTTGATGCGGAGCCTTCACTTGCCCATCCCGGCAGTACCGGAAAAGTTGAGGAAAACCCTGACGAGGCACTGCCGCTTTTCAGCAGGGAGCTGGACAAAGGCACCGGCGACCTCGTCCTGGCGCGGTGCCTGGACTGCAAAAAGCCCCTGCCTTCAACGCTTTTTCTCACTCCCACCCACCTGCTCACCTTTCACGCCTGCGAGAGAAAGTATCTTTACGACAGCCTCATGCGCCATGGTGAAGGGGCGGGGATGCCCCTGGACAGCCAGTCGCCCGAGGAGATCAGGGAAGCCCAGGGCTGGGCCATGCACCGCATTCTCCAGGAGCTGGACTTTCTCAGTGACAGGGAGACCCAGCGAGGGGAGCTGGAGCACCAGCTCCTTAAAATCGGCCAGGGAAAGCCGGATCTTTTCAAAAGGACGAAGCACATCATGCAAGCCGTGCTCAGGTTCCTTGATGCCCCTGAGACAGCCAGGCTGGGCTTTTTTGACGCCAAAGCCCGCCTTTACAGGGAGCATCCCTTTTTCCTGAGGGTCGAAGCGGGCGTCGAGGTGTTCCTCCACGGCACGATAGACTTGATTATCGACGGCGGCAAGGGGCCCGTTCACCTCGTGGATTACAAGTATTCACACGCTGACAAGGATAAGCCCTCTGATTACCGCATCCAGCTCCTCTCTTATGCCATGGCGGTGAAAAACACCCTGCCGCACCGCGATCTCGATGCCTTCCTGATCTTTATGAGCGACGATTCCGTGGAGTTCCGCCAGGTTGACGTGGCAGATGCCGCCCTTGGACGGTTCCGGGAATCCCTCGCTCTTGCCTGCGGTAAGATGCGGGACCGGGCGGGAGAGGAAGAATGGCCGATGGCAGAGAGAAAAATATGCACAGGGCTGTCGTGCCCTTACAGGGCAAGGTGCTGGTATTGA
- a CDS encoding PD-(D/E)XK nuclease family protein, with product MNLSPPGVVVHPTIPVLQQAQKDDGRSGHAASLGRRHMLFSGLVDMILATMRERPRDIEFLGQYLLVKTSMEEMRDDEFFSSIIPYRGFIELMVSLITTFREALVTSEDLFRAAPEMGDSCRKYEALAALYREYLTTLREGPAWDRGRHAECDALWDEAGKKMKALELLESPEALPLIDSLEEISFENIYRLSALDFRLITTLAARALRLSPDHPQKITFRLPYDPYRQDAYRYLERTVLQFEHLADSLPPLTLDFLPGGAPEPLLTARDYLKAHLFTPPEDLIEVIPVKADATVRLIRGGDMEDEVAEICREIRVLLEGGAAPRDIVVAFRSLVGYGEIVAQEGKKFSIPFTFPRGNPLLSSHLVRILLAPFRIIGSRFSSREVLEFLSSSFIDCSCLSGSGPPLSESDLDDLVRGAGIVDDGSLPWETALERYRVALIEEEEDEGDRSGKRALLLEKIGRAAAVIASLRAILRPLAQEAPVHRFTGILKGFIRSFEVERNVLAPRAALAGTAWPLDLLQRDMSALEGFVRTLSDIERTFRALRIETKLTTAEFYDLLVESLRGAHMAAPGDQDGIRVLDAYELVGYRAPVLFVGGLAEGSFPVRHSQDVLFPDEEKEEMAAILGRKLFISTAMSHWEDYLLFFNAVNTAENTLYLTHPTRDEKGETLMPSYFLEQVCDLVREEQDGMALVARDTTGARGLPSPSQLFRKADLETYLTYSLWRPAGETGGTDVLPLLGGYLEERNSGGRLEWIFQRCATERHRESFLMAAQDGAHCSFFGAIAQKDLLEHLAQRWGRSHRWSASQLEDYGRCPFVFFMKRVLRVEKAPMPEREIDAASAGTLIHEILERFYRRLRDENLLAARDEGALLNLMRTMADEIFQEWERSRPTGDPHFWEIRKQSILRTLLLWLGYDLKPSPFTPCCFEMEFGTGESGEFSFQGADGLPLLFTGKIDRVDVDESTGSIRVIDYKNSKSQTYKEKIKGKNIGTLSFQVPLYAMAAASILEKKGLKATARSRIKSGYALLRKPEYLAQDFNDDEFLTYFSTDSELISSPGEGRRSFPLETSLIVGRIREGWFVPTGVNCDYCDYGEVCRFRMEGEEEHGQDKVVS from the coding sequence ATGAACCTTTCACCGCCAGGGGTCGTTGTCCACCCCACCATCCCCGTGCTCCAGCAGGCCCAGAAGGATGACGGGAGATCAGGGCATGCCGCTTCCCTCGGAAGGCGCCATATGCTCTTCTCCGGCCTGGTGGACATGATCCTTGCCACCATGAGAGAGAGACCGAGAGACATTGAATTCCTGGGGCAGTATCTGCTGGTGAAAACCTCCATGGAAGAGATGAGGGACGATGAGTTCTTCTCATCGATAATCCCCTACAGAGGATTCATAGAGCTCATGGTCTCGCTGATAACCACCTTCAGGGAGGCCCTCGTGACCTCTGAAGATCTCTTCAGGGCTGCGCCGGAAATGGGAGACTCCTGCCGCAAGTATGAAGCTCTTGCAGCCCTCTACCGGGAATACCTCACCACCCTGAGAGAGGGGCCTGCCTGGGACAGGGGAAGGCACGCTGAATGTGACGCGCTCTGGGATGAAGCGGGAAAGAAGATGAAGGCCCTGGAGCTGCTGGAAAGCCCTGAGGCGCTCCCTCTCATTGATTCCCTCGAGGAAATCTCCTTTGAAAACATCTACCGCCTCTCAGCCCTGGATTTCAGGCTTATCACCACCCTGGCCGCGAGAGCCCTCAGGCTCTCGCCCGATCACCCTCAGAAAATAACATTCCGTCTCCCCTACGACCCATACCGCCAGGATGCGTACCGATATCTTGAGCGCACCGTGCTCCAGTTCGAGCACCTTGCCGACTCGCTCCCCCCCCTGACCCTGGACTTCCTTCCCGGAGGCGCCCCTGAGCCCCTCCTTACGGCAAGGGATTACCTGAAGGCCCATCTCTTCACTCCGCCCGAGGATCTCATTGAAGTCATCCCCGTCAAGGCCGATGCCACAGTGCGCCTCATCAGGGGAGGCGATATGGAAGACGAAGTGGCCGAGATATGCCGCGAGATAAGGGTGCTTCTTGAGGGGGGCGCAGCCCCGCGTGATATCGTAGTGGCATTCAGGAGCCTGGTGGGATACGGCGAGATTGTCGCCCAGGAGGGGAAGAAATTCTCGATACCCTTTACCTTCCCGAGGGGGAACCCTCTCCTTTCAAGCCACCTCGTGAGGATCCTGCTGGCGCCTTTCAGGATAATCGGCTCCAGGTTTTCCTCAAGGGAGGTCCTGGAGTTCCTGAGCTCATCATTCATTGACTGTTCGTGCCTTTCCGGCAGCGGCCCGCCCCTCTCGGAGAGCGACCTCGATGACCTTGTGAGAGGCGCAGGTATTGTTGATGACGGTTCCCTTCCCTGGGAGACTGCCCTGGAGCGCTACAGGGTGGCCCTCATCGAGGAAGAGGAAGATGAAGGCGACCGTTCGGGGAAAAGAGCCCTGCTTCTGGAGAAAATCGGGAGGGCCGCGGCGGTGATCGCCTCACTCAGGGCAATCCTCCGGCCTCTTGCCCAGGAGGCTCCTGTTCACCGCTTCACGGGCATCCTGAAGGGATTCATCAGGAGTTTCGAGGTGGAGAGGAATGTCCTGGCCCCCAGGGCAGCCCTGGCAGGTACCGCCTGGCCGCTTGACCTCCTGCAGCGCGACATGTCGGCCCTTGAAGGCTTTGTAAGGACGCTGTCCGACATCGAGAGGACCTTCAGGGCGCTCAGGATAGAAACAAAACTTACCACTGCAGAGTTCTACGACCTGCTGGTGGAAAGCCTGAGAGGCGCCCACATGGCAGCGCCAGGCGACCAGGACGGCATAAGAGTGCTTGATGCCTATGAACTGGTGGGCTACCGGGCGCCTGTTCTTTTCGTCGGGGGTCTGGCCGAGGGGAGCTTCCCCGTGAGGCATTCCCAGGACGTGCTTTTTCCCGACGAGGAAAAGGAGGAAATGGCGGCGATCCTGGGGAGAAAGCTCTTCATTTCCACCGCCATGAGCCACTGGGAAGATTATCTCCTCTTCTTCAACGCGGTAAACACTGCTGAAAATACCCTTTACCTCACCCATCCCACAAGGGACGAAAAAGGCGAGACCCTTATGCCTTCATACTTCCTGGAACAGGTGTGCGACCTGGTGAGGGAGGAACAGGATGGCATGGCACTCGTGGCCCGCGACACCACCGGCGCCCGTGGATTGCCCTCACCTTCCCAGCTTTTCAGAAAGGCTGACCTTGAGACCTATCTTACTTACAGCCTCTGGCGCCCGGCGGGAGAGACCGGGGGAACAGACGTGCTCCCTCTCCTTGGCGGATACCTTGAAGAGAGGAATTCGGGCGGCCGCCTTGAATGGATTTTCCAGCGGTGTGCCACCGAGAGGCACAGGGAGTCCTTCCTCATGGCAGCGCAGGACGGTGCACATTGCTCTTTTTTTGGCGCAATAGCACAGAAGGATCTTCTCGAACACCTGGCGCAACGCTGGGGCAGGAGCCACAGGTGGTCGGCCTCGCAGCTTGAAGATTATGGCCGCTGCCCCTTTGTTTTCTTCATGAAGCGTGTGCTCAGGGTGGAAAAGGCTCCCATGCCGGAGAGAGAGATAGACGCAGCATCGGCAGGCACCCTGATCCATGAGATTCTTGAAAGGTTTTACAGGCGACTCAGGGATGAGAACCTCCTGGCAGCCCGCGATGAGGGGGCCCTCTTGAACCTGATGAGGACCATGGCGGATGAGATCTTCCAGGAGTGGGAGCGCTCCAGGCCCACAGGCGACCCCCACTTCTGGGAGATAAGAAAGCAGAGCATCCTGCGGACGCTGCTCCTCTGGCTCGGCTATGACCTGAAGCCCTCTCCCTTCACGCCGTGTTGCTTTGAGATGGAGTTCGGGACCGGTGAGAGCGGGGAGTTTTCTTTCCAGGGGGCTGACGGCCTTCCCCTCCTTTTCACCGGCAAGATCGACAGGGTGGATGTTGATGAATCCACGGGATCCATAAGGGTCATTGACTACAAGAACTCAAAAAGCCAGACGTACAAGGAGAAAATCAAGGGGAAAAACATAGGGACCTTGAGCTTCCAGGTGCCCCTCTATGCCATGGCCGCCGCATCGATACTTGAAAAAAAGGGCCTCAAGGCGACGGCGCGCTCCCGCATAAAGTCGGGCTATGCGCTGCTGAGGAAGCCCGAGTACCTGGCGCAGGACTTCAACGATGACGAGTTCCTTACCTATTTTTCAACAGACAGTGAGCTTATCAGCTCCCCTGGCGAAGGCCGGAGAAGCTTCCCCCTGGAAACTTCCCTTATCGTGGGGCGCATCCGCGAGGGATGGTTTGTTCCCACGGGCGTCAACTGCGACTATTGTGACTACGGCGAAGTGTGCCGCTTCAGGATGGAAGGCGAGGAAGAGCATGGACAGGATAAAGTGGTCTCCTGA